A region of Argentina anserina chromosome 5, drPotAnse1.1, whole genome shotgun sequence DNA encodes the following proteins:
- the LOC126795448 gene encoding blue copper protein 1b-like: MTIFATDFLVGDNRGWTINVDYQAWAQGKQLYVGDNLVFNYPEGVHNVLKVNGTGFQECAAPAGTVALTSGKDVINLETPGRKWYICGVSKHCEVGPQKLFITVMPSSFAPSPSPTTSSAASTSIIGARYGWIVLTFGTILRMLVA; encoded by the exons ATGACAATTTTCGCAACAGATTTTCTTGTCGGTGACAACAGAGGTTGGACCATTAATGTTGACTACCAAGCTTGGGCTCAGGGGAAGCAGTTATACGTTGGCGACAACCTTG TTTTCAACTATCCAGAAGGAGTTCACAATGTGCTGAAGGTGAACGGAACTGGTTTCCAAGAATGTGCAGCTCCTGCAGGCACTGTGGCATTAACAAGTGGGAAAGACGTGATAAACCTAGAAACTCCGGGGAGGAAATGGTATATCTGTGGTGTGTCGAAGCACTGTGAAGTCGGACCCCAGAAGCTTTTCATAACTGTGATGCCATCTTCCTTTGCTCCAAGCCCTAGCCCTACTACGTCCTCTGCAGCAAGTACAAGTATAATTGGAGCCAGATATGGGTGGATCGTCCTCACTTTTGGCACCATTCTTCGGATGCTCGTGgcttaa